From the Candidatus Hydrogenedentota bacterium genome, the window CCTTCGCGCCGGGCTGGGGCGTCATGACCTTGACCCCCTGGGTGTTCCGGCCGATGGTGCGCATGTCCCTGACGGCGGTGCGGATGACGACGCCGTCAGTGGCGACAACGACGAGCTCGTCGTCGTCGTCCACGGTCATCATGCCGACGACGCTGCCGTTTCGGTCGGTGGTCTTGATGTTGATGATGCCCTGGCCGCCGCGGTGCTGGAGGCGGTACTCGCCGACCTGGGTGCGCTTGCCGAAGCCGTTCTCGGTGACGCTGAGGACGGTCTGCTCGTCCTTGGCGAGGGAGACGCCGACGACGAAGTCTTCCCTGTTCAGGCGGATGCCGATGACGCCGCGGGCGGTGCGTCCCATGGGCCGCACGTCGGTCTCGGGGAACCGGATGGAGAGCCCATCGTGGGTGGCGATGAGGATGTTGTCCTCTCCGGAGGTGAGCTGCGCCTCGATGAGCTCGTCGCCCTTGTCGAGGTCGAGGGCGATGATGCCGACGTTCCTGGGGTTGCTGAAGGCCTTCAGGGCGGTCTTTTTCACGGTGCCCATGCGGGTGACCATGAAGACGAAGCGGTTTTCCTCGTTCAGATCGCGGACGGGCAGGAAGGCGGTGACGCGCTCGCCCTCGGCGAGCTCGAGGACGTTGACGATGGCGCGGCCGCGGGCGGTGCGGCTGGCCTTGGGCAGCTCGTGGACCTTGCGCCAGTAGAGGCGGCCCCGGTTCGTGAAGAAGAGCATGTACTGGTGCGCGGAGGCGATGAAGAGGTCCTTGACGAAATCCTCCTCTTTCGTTTCCATGCCCGCGACGCCCCTGCCGCCGCGCCGCTGCTTGCGGTAGGTGCTCACGGGGAGGCGCTTGATGTAGCCGAGGTTGGACACGGTCACGACCATGTTGTCGTCCGCGATGAGGTCCTCGACGCGGAACTCGCCCAGTTCGTCCAGCAGCTCCGTGCGGCGCTCGTCGCCGTACTTCTGGCGGACCTCGAGGATTTCGCGGCGGACCTCGGCGAGGATGGTCTTGTCGCTGGAGAGGATGTGCTGGAGCCGCTCGATCTCCTTGAGCAGGTCGCGGTACTCGCTTTCCAGCTCCTCGCGCTCGAGTCCGGTGAGGCGGCGCAGGCGCATGGCGAGGATGGCGTTTGCCTGGACCACGCTGAACCCGAAGCGCTCGGTGAGCCGGGCCTGGGCATCCTCGGTGTCCGCGCTGGAGCGGATGATGGCGATGACCTCGTCAATGTGGTCAATGGCCTTGAGCAGCCCCTCGACGATGTGGGCGCGGTCCTCGGCCTGGCGCAGGTCGAAGCGGGTGCGCCGCTCGATGATTTCGGCGCGGTGCTGGACATAGTAGAAGAGCATTTCGCGCAGGTTGAGCACGCGGGGGGTGCGGTTCACCAGGGCGAGCATGATGACGCTGGCGGTGGCCTGGAGCTGGGTGTGCTTGTAGAGCTGGTTCAGGACGACCTCGGGCTCCTCGCCCTTGCGGAGTTCGATGACGACGCGCATGCCGTCCTTGTCGGACTCGTCGCGCAGGTCGGTGATGCCCTCGATGGTCTTGGCGCGCACCAGGTCGGCGATGCTCTCGATGAGGCGGGACTTGTTCACCTGGTAGGGGATTTCCTGGACGATCAGCCGCTCCTTGCCGCCCCCGTCCTTCTTGCTCTCGACGGCGACGCGGGCGCGCACGGTGATGCGCCCCCTGCCGGTGAGGTAGGCCTCGCGGATGCCCGCGGTGCCGCAGATGATGCCGCCGGTGGGGAAGTCGGGCCCCTTGACGAAGCGCATGAGTTCTTTGGCCGTGGCGTCGGGGTTGTCAATCAGGTGGATGACGGCGTTGCAGACCTCGGTGAGGTTGTGCGGGGGGCAGCTTGTGGCCATGCCCACGGCGATGCCGTAGGAGCCGTTGACCAGCAGGTTGGGGATGGCCGAGGGGAGGACGGACGGCTCCCTGGCGCTGCCGTCGTAGTTGTCCGCCATGTCCACGGTCTGCTTTTCGATGTCGCCGAGCATCAGGGCGGTGATGCTCTCCATGCGGGACTCGGTGTACCGCATGGCTGCGGCGCTGTCGCCGTCCACGGAGCCGAAGTTTCCCTGGCCGTCCACGAGGGGGTAGCGCATGTTCCACGGCTGGGCCATGCGCACGAGGGTGTCATAGATGGCCGAGTCGCCGTGGGGGTGGTATTTGCCCATCGTCTCGCCGACGATGGCCGCGGATTTTCGGTAGGCGCGGTTCTTGGAGAGGCCCAGTTCGTGCATGGCGAAGAGGATGCGCCGGTGGACGGGCTTGAGGCCGTCGCGCACGTCGGGCAGGGCCCGGCTCACAATCACGCTCATCGAGTAGTCCAGGAAGGAGTTCTTCATCTCCTGCTCGATGGCGATGGGTTTTATGCGGTCCGTAGTCATGATTGGAAAACCCTATTCCGTTGGGTTCCCGGCCCGGGGCCGGGCGCCTCGGTTAAACGTCCAAGTTCTGCACCTCGGGGGCGTGCTTCTCGATGAAGTCCTTGCGCGGCTCGACGAGGTCGCCCATGAGCACGGTGAACATGTCGTCGGCGGCCGCCTCGTCCTCCGCTGTGACGAGCAGCAGCGTGCGCGACTGCGGCTCCATGGTGGTCTCCTGGAGCTGGTCGGCGTTCATTTCGCCGAGCCCCTTGTACCGCTGGACATGGAGGCCCTTCTTGCCCATTTCCATGAGGTGCTCGCGGAGCGCCACCAGGTCGTCCGTCTCGAGCAGCACCGTCTCCCGGTCCTTTTCCATGCCGACGACGGTGAAGGGGGGGGCGCCCAACTGGGCGATGGGCTCATTGTGCGACAGGAGGGCGGAGAACTCGTGGCTCTTGAAGAAGGCAAGGTCCACCTGGCCTTTTTTGCGGACCATGTGGCCGCGCGGCTTTCCGTTGCCGTTGCCATTGCCGTTCTCGGTGAGTTCCGTCTGCACCTCGTGGGTGTTGATGATGTCTGCGCCGATGCCGAAAATCTCCTGCAACTCCGACGGGGCGAGCATTTCCGGGTGGATGTACTTGTCGCGGGGCAGGGCCAGGCAGCGCATGAGCGCGGCGCGGTCCACGCCGAAGACCCGGTTCACCCGCTGGATCATGCGGTCGCGCTCCTGGGCGGCGCGGATGCCGCGGAGTAGCGGCTTCAATTCGAGGGCGGGTCCGTCCGGATTTCCGTTGGCCGTGACCCGGAGCGTTTCGAGGAGCATTTCGAAGATGAAATCCTCGAATTCGGCCTCGGTGTTGACGTAGCGGGATTTTTTGCCCTTGCGAATCTGGTACAGCGGTGGCTGGGCGATGTAGAGGTGGCCGTGGCGGATGAGCTCGGGCATCTGGCGGAAGAAGAAGGTCAAGAGCAGGGTGCGGATGTGCGCGCCGTCCACGTCGGCGTCCGTCATGATGATGACCTTGTGGTAGCGCAGCTTGCCCAGGTCAAAGTCGTCCTTGCCGAAACCCACGCCCAGGCTGGTGATTAGCGAGCGGATCTCGTTGTTCCCCAGCATCTTGTCCTCGCGGGCCTTCTCGACGTTCAGCACCTTGCCGCGCAGGGGGAGCACGGCCTGGAAGCGCCGGTCGCGGCCCTGCTTGGCCGAGCCGCCCGCGCTGTCGCCCTCGACGATGAACAGCTCGCAGAGGGCGGGGTCGCGCTCCGAGCAGTCGGCCAGTTTGGCCGCCTGCCCCATCGAGTCGAGGACCCCCTTGCGGCGGGTGAGGTCGCGGGCCTTGCGGGCGGCCTCGCGGGCGCGGGCGGCCTCGACGGACTTCTGGATGAGCCGGTTGGCCACCGTGGGGTTTTCCTCGAAATAACTCTGGAGGCCCTCGTAGACCAGCGAGTTGACGATGCCCTGCACCTCGCTGTTGCCGAGCTTCATCTTGGTCTGCCCCTCAAACTGGGGCTCGCGGACGCGCACGGACACGATGGCCGTGAGGCCCTCGCGGGCGTCGTCGCCGGTGATGGCGTAATTGTTCTTTTTGGCGGCGGGCGATTTCTTGGCGTAGTCGTTCAGGCTCTTGGTCAGGGCCGCGCGGAAACCGCTGAGGTGCGTGCCGCCCTCGTGGGTGTTGATGTTGTTGGCGAAGCTGAAGACTATCTCCGAGTAGGAGGTGGTGTACTGGAGGGCGACCTCGACCTCGACGTCGTCCCGCGCCACCTCGAGGTAAATGGGGGCGCGGTGGATGGCCTCCTTGGCGCGGTTGAGGTACTTCACGTACTCGACGATGCCGCCCCGGTACTGGAGCATCACGGGCTCGTCCTCGTTGCGCTCGTCCTCGAAGATGATCTTGATGCCCTTGTTCAGGAAGGCCAGCTCGCGCAGGCGCGTCAGCAGCGTCTCCGCGCTGTAAACGGACTCCTCGAAAATGTCCGAGTCCGGAAGGAATGTGATCTTGGTGCCGGTGCTCTTGGTGCGCCCCTTCTGCTCGATTTTACCCTTTGCCGCGCCCCGCTCGAAGGAGAGAAACCACACCACGCCGTCGCGGCGCACCTCGACCTCAAGCCATTTGGACAGGGCGTTCACGCAGGAGACGCCCACGCCGTGCAGGCCGCCGGAGACCTTGTAGGAG encodes:
- the gyrA gene encoding DNA gyrase subunit A: MTTDRIKPIAIEQEMKNSFLDYSMSVIVSRALPDVRDGLKPVHRRILFAMHELGLSKNRAYRKSAAIVGETMGKYHPHGDSAIYDTLVRMAQPWNMRYPLVDGQGNFGSVDGDSAAAMRYTESRMESITALMLGDIEKQTVDMADNYDGSAREPSVLPSAIPNLLVNGSYGIAVGMATSCPPHNLTEVCNAVIHLIDNPDATAKELMRFVKGPDFPTGGIICGTAGIREAYLTGRGRITVRARVAVESKKDGGGKERLIVQEIPYQVNKSRLIESIADLVRAKTIEGITDLRDESDKDGMRVVIELRKGEEPEVVLNQLYKHTQLQATASVIMLALVNRTPRVLNLREMLFYYVQHRAEIIERRTRFDLRQAEDRAHIVEGLLKAIDHIDEVIAIIRSSADTEDAQARLTERFGFSVVQANAILAMRLRRLTGLEREELESEYRDLLKEIERLQHILSSDKTILAEVRREILEVRQKYGDERRTELLDELGEFRVEDLIADDNMVVTVSNLGYIKRLPVSTYRKQRRGGRGVAGMETKEEDFVKDLFIASAHQYMLFFTNRGRLYWRKVHELPKASRTARGRAIVNVLELAEGERVTAFLPVRDLNEENRFVFMVTRMGTVKKTALKAFSNPRNVGIIALDLDKGDELIEAQLTSGEDNILIATHDGLSIRFPETDVRPMGRTARGVIGIRLNREDFVVGVSLAKDEQTVLSVTENGFGKRTQVGEYRLQHRGGQGIINIKTTDRNGSVVGMMTVDDDDELVVVATDGVVIRTAVRDMRTIGRNTQGVKVMTPQPGAKVSAVARALGEKKEEEATESAPTEVDATEPNGNGMNSRASAADIEDDTCDEDDSE
- the gyrB gene encoding DNA topoisomerase (ATP-hydrolyzing) subunit B codes for the protein MAEKGYTADSIQVLEGLQAVRKRPAMYIGDTGARGLHHLVYEVVDNSIDEALAGYCSQITVTIHIDNSITVEDNGRGIPVDMHRDPKYRNKSALEVVLTVLHAGGKFDKSSYKVSGGLHGVGVSCVNALSKWLEVEVRRDGVVWFLSFERGAAKGKIEQKGRTKSTGTKITFLPDSDIFEESVYSAETLLTRLRELAFLNKGIKIIFEDERNEDEPVMLQYRGGIVEYVKYLNRAKEAIHRAPIYLEVARDDVEVEVALQYTTSYSEIVFSFANNINTHEGGTHLSGFRAALTKSLNDYAKKSPAAKKNNYAITGDDAREGLTAIVSVRVREPQFEGQTKMKLGNSEVQGIVNSLVYEGLQSYFEENPTVANRLIQKSVEAARAREAARKARDLTRRKGVLDSMGQAAKLADCSERDPALCELFIVEGDSAGGSAKQGRDRRFQAVLPLRGKVLNVEKAREDKMLGNNEIRSLITSLGVGFGKDDFDLGKLRYHKVIIMTDADVDGAHIRTLLLTFFFRQMPELIRHGHLYIAQPPLYQIRKGKKSRYVNTEAEFEDFIFEMLLETLRVTANGNPDGPALELKPLLRGIRAAQERDRMIQRVNRVFGVDRAALMRCLALPRDKYIHPEMLAPSELQEIFGIGADIINTHEVQTELTENGNGNGNGKPRGHMVRKKGQVDLAFFKSHEFSALLSHNEPIAQLGAPPFTVVGMEKDRETVLLETDDLVALREHLMEMGKKGLHVQRYKGLGEMNADQLQETTMEPQSRTLLLVTAEDEAAADDMFTVLMGDLVEPRKDFIEKHAPEVQNLDV